A region from the Lolium perenne isolate Kyuss_39 chromosome 4, Kyuss_2.0, whole genome shotgun sequence genome encodes:
- the LOC139839087 gene encoding uncharacterized protein, whose protein sequence is MNCVVCGSMGNHCQQRRETLSSFRCYLGSRFDDFMTVPCFVRRQFNNLVGNIFFVVTSDEVKYKFHVKKGSSKTRVFGTGYQKFLHDYDLKVGDCIMFGFDSAPELFGIFAVGPDGTEKHRVDEIPTAVVHTKGVMLTTAQTLKKEQLLRERGLGLGVVFVHTLTNTDLKGNGLV, encoded by the exons atgaactgtgttgtttgtggttcgatgggcaatcattgtcagcagaggcgggagactctcagttcatttcgctgttatcttggaagcagatttgatgactttatg actgtgccttgttttgtgaggaggcagttcaacaaccttgttggtaatatcttttttgtcgttacatcggatgaagtgaagtacaaatttcatgttaagaaaggcagttcgaagacacgtgtttttggtactggataccaaaaatttcttcatgactacgacctgaaagttggtgactgtatcatgtttgggtttgatagtgctcctgaactgtttgggatttttgcagtaggtcctgatggcactgaaaagcatcgtgtcgatg aaattccaactgcagttgtccacactaaaggtgttatgcttactactgctcaaacattgaagaaggaacaacttctccgtgagcgtggtcttggtcttggtgttgtttttgtgcacaccttgacgaatactgatttgaagggcaatggactggtataa